In Wolbachia endosymbiont (group B) of Germaria angustata, the following are encoded in one genomic region:
- a CDS encoding alpha/beta hydrolase — translation MNYCKLLDGSNGHIAYRKLQGKKASIVFLSGFASNMDGTKATAVYKFCQENDIALVLFDYFGHGNSSGDFADYTISDWQKNCAKVISELTINKQIIIGSSMGGWLMLLTALQFPEKIAALIGISSAPDFTEDLIFKQLSDKQKEELSSKGVIDFTSEHCAYKITKNLIEDGRKNLLLNKKTIDVNCPLRLLHSINDQDVPYQVSLNLAKKIKSTDVEVHLIKSAEHNMSDNHSLKILFKTIREFLPGEIYN, via the coding sequence ATGAATTATTGTAAATTACTCGATGGAAGTAATGGCCATATAGCATATCGAAAGCTACAAGGAAAGAAGGCTTCTATAGTTTTTCTTAGTGGTTTTGCATCCAATATGGATGGAACTAAAGCAACTGCCGTTTACAAATTTTGCCAAGAAAATGATATAGCACTTGTGCTCTTTGATTATTTTGGCCATGGTAATTCAAGTGGTGATTTTGCTGATTATACAATAAGTGATTGGCAAAAAAATTGTGCTAAAGTGATAAGTGAATTAACTATCAATAAACAAATAATTATAGGTTCAAGTATGGGAGGATGGCTGATGCTGCTCACTGCCCTTCAATTTCCAGAAAAAATTGCAGCATTAATCGGCATATCATCTGCTCCTGACTTCACTGAAGATTTAATATTCAAGCAATTGTCAGACAAGCAAAAAGAAGAGTTAAGCTCTAAAGGTGTAATAGATTTTACTTCGGAGCATTGTGCATACAAAATAACTAAAAATTTGATCGAAGACGGCAGAAAGAATCTTCTTTTAAATAAAAAAACAATAGATGTAAACTGTCCTTTGCGCTTGCTGCATAGCATTAATGATCAAGATGTTCCTTATCAAGTTTCATTAAATTTAGCTAAAAAAATCAAATCAACAGACGTTGAAGTACACTTAATAAAATCAGCAGAACACAACATGTCTGATAATCATTCACTGAAAATTTTATTTAAGACCATCAGAGAATTTTTGCCAGGAGAAATATATAATTGA
- a CDS encoding NADH-quinone oxidoreductase subunit J: MPFFFYSFAILSILSAVCVISVRNPVHAVLFLIFTFVNSAVLFILLGAEFIAMMVLIVYIGAVAVLFLFVVMMLDIDYIRLRQGFAKHFTPAAILCVVFFLIISFVIRSSTLNISNVINYNANNVKAIGNLLYTDYMYAFHLSGILLLVAIVGAIALTLQDKKKGVKKQNVLKQLTQSSSVKLVKAKFGKGVEWK; this comes from the coding sequence ATGCCTTTTTTCTTTTATTCTTTTGCAATTCTAAGCATCTTATCTGCTGTTTGTGTAATTAGCGTAAGGAATCCTGTGCATGCAGTGTTATTTTTAATTTTCACTTTCGTTAACTCTGCAGTTCTTTTTATTCTCCTTGGAGCTGAATTCATCGCTATGATGGTGCTGATAGTATACATCGGTGCGGTTGCAGTGTTGTTCCTCTTTGTAGTTATGATGCTCGATATTGACTACATAAGGTTGCGCCAGGGTTTTGCGAAGCATTTCACTCCTGCTGCTATATTATGTGTTGTGTTTTTTCTGATTATCAGTTTTGTAATCCGCAGCTCAACGCTGAATATAAGTAATGTTATAAACTATAATGCCAATAACGTGAAAGCTATCGGTAATTTGCTCTACACTGACTACATGTACGCTTTTCATCTTTCTGGTATTCTGCTGCTTGTTGCAATTGTTGGTGCAATTGCTCTTACTTTGCAGGACAAGAAAAAAGGAGTTAAAAAACAGAATGTATTAAAGCAATTGACACAATCTTCATCTGTAAAATTGGTTAAGGCTAAATTTGGAAAAGGAGTAGAATGGAAATAG
- the nuoL gene encoding NADH-quinone oxidoreductase subunit L: MMDILKLIVFLPLFGSLFAALFRKSQLVTTAGIGISAVLSWYVFLTFSENYHLSLFPLFSLSVLKVNWAISVDALSSLMLIVITTVSLVVHLYSIGYMEHDKGKSRFFSYLSLFTFCMIVLVVSDNFVQLFFGWEGVGLCSYLLIGFWFQKYSANNAAIKAFVVNRVGDFALLIGIFLIYYTFHSLNFTEVFDTTDLLGTQNIRAFCCEFKIIHIICILLFIGCMGKSAQLGLHVWLPDAMEGPTPVSALIHAATMVTAGIFLVAKCSPLFELSNVARELIVIVGALTAFFAATVAITQNDIKKIIAYSTCSQLGYMFMACGLSAYNVAIFHLMTHAFFKALLFLGAGNVIHAMHHEQNIQKMGNCWKKIPCTYALMWIGSLALSGIFPFAGFYSKDLIIEHAYSTDSFAFVISLVVAFFTAFYSWRLLLLVFHSQKQSKINIHEEPKIMLIPLLILAFGSVFSGVWGANILNITSNAFWKSSLMVIDEHGVHNFFIKLLPTLASLSGIALAYLIYQYQVIRQIKSKFLLKFLQNKWYFDEVYEFVIIAPIRFISRLLWKFDVKAIDSFGPNGVVRLVNECSKSSIKLQTGYIFDYVFIMFVALIIGALYIIGIK; encoded by the coding sequence ATGATGGATATACTGAAATTAATAGTATTTTTGCCACTCTTTGGTTCGCTATTTGCAGCACTTTTTAGAAAAAGTCAGTTAGTTACAACGGCGGGGATTGGAATATCTGCAGTTTTATCTTGGTATGTTTTTCTCACCTTCTCTGAAAATTATCACTTGAGTTTATTTCCTCTATTTTCATTAAGTGTATTAAAAGTAAATTGGGCAATTAGTGTGGATGCTCTCTCATCCTTAATGCTTATTGTTATTACCACCGTTTCACTAGTAGTCCACCTCTATTCTATCGGTTATATGGAGCATGACAAAGGGAAGTCGAGGTTTTTTTCTTACCTATCGCTATTTACGTTTTGCATGATTGTGCTGGTTGTAAGCGATAATTTCGTGCAGCTTTTTTTTGGCTGGGAAGGGGTTGGCCTGTGTTCTTATTTACTCATAGGATTTTGGTTCCAAAAATATTCTGCAAATAATGCAGCAATTAAAGCATTTGTTGTGAATAGGGTAGGAGACTTTGCACTATTGATTGGAATCTTTCTTATTTATTATACATTTCACTCTTTGAATTTTACTGAAGTTTTTGACACAACTGATCTTCTTGGCACGCAGAACATTAGGGCATTCTGCTGTGAATTTAAAATAATTCATATAATATGCATATTACTTTTTATTGGCTGTATGGGTAAATCTGCACAGCTTGGTTTACATGTTTGGTTGCCCGATGCAATGGAAGGGCCAACCCCTGTTTCTGCACTCATTCACGCAGCAACGATGGTAACAGCAGGTATATTTTTAGTAGCAAAATGTTCTCCATTGTTTGAGTTATCAAATGTGGCACGAGAATTAATAGTTATCGTTGGTGCACTTACTGCTTTTTTTGCAGCCACCGTTGCGATTACTCAGAATGATATAAAAAAAATAATTGCTTATTCAACCTGCAGTCAACTTGGTTATATGTTCATGGCATGTGGGCTTTCTGCTTACAATGTTGCTATTTTTCACTTAATGACACACGCTTTTTTTAAAGCTCTACTATTTCTTGGTGCTGGCAATGTAATTCATGCAATGCATCATGAGCAAAACATTCAGAAAATGGGAAATTGCTGGAAGAAAATCCCTTGCACTTACGCTCTCATGTGGATTGGGTCTCTTGCGCTTTCTGGAATATTTCCATTTGCAGGTTTTTACTCAAAGGATTTGATAATTGAACATGCTTATAGCACGGATAGCTTTGCTTTTGTAATAAGCTTAGTTGTTGCATTCTTCACAGCGTTTTACTCTTGGAGGTTATTGCTTCTTGTGTTCCATAGCCAAAAACAAAGTAAAATTAATATACATGAAGAACCGAAGATTATGCTTATACCATTACTGATACTTGCTTTTGGATCAGTATTTTCTGGAGTGTGGGGAGCAAATATTTTGAACATAACTAGTAATGCGTTTTGGAAATCAAGTTTAATGGTGATTGATGAGCATGGAGTTCATAATTTCTTTATAAAACTGCTGCCAACCTTAGCGAGCCTAAGTGGAATAGCTCTTGCGTACCTAATTTACCAATATCAAGTAATTAGGCAAATTAAGAGTAAATTTTTACTTAAGTTTTTGCAGAATAAATGGTACTTTGATGAGGTGTATGAGTTTGTTATAATTGCACCGATAAGGTTTATATCTAGGCTTCTATGGAAGTTTGATGTTAAGGCTATTGATTCATTTGGACCAAATGGTGTTGTAAGGTTGGTTAATGAATGTTCAAAAAGTTCTATAAAGTTACAAACTGGTTATATATTTGATTATGTATTTATTATGTTTGTTGCTTTAATAATCGGTGCTTTATATATTATTGGAATTAAATAG
- the ruvB gene encoding Holliday junction branch migration DNA helicase RuvB produces the protein MKSISCSKEYSEDVRNLNIRPEQLDDFVGQKDLIQNLKVFINAAQTRAEALDHVLLYGPPGLGKTTLAQIVSKELRVSFRATSGPLLSKAGDLAAVLTTLNAKDVLFIDEIHRLNRSIEEVLYTAMEDFCLDILVGEGPSTRTLRIDLPPFTLIGATTRLGLLSAPLRDRFGIPLHLEFYSFEELVDIIKRGARVLCAEIEKDAVQEIACRARGTPRIALRLLRRIRDFVEVKDDKKITCEIAGSALSKLGIDKMGLNKLDMDYLRFLFNTSGPVGIDTISIALSEDVGNIEETVEPYLIKVSFVKRTPRGRVLTDQAKEYLSINSIVC, from the coding sequence ATGAAGTCAATATCATGTAGTAAGGAATACTCTGAAGATGTACGTAATTTAAATATTAGGCCTGAGCAACTTGATGATTTTGTCGGGCAAAAAGACTTAATACAAAATTTAAAAGTGTTTATAAATGCTGCACAGACGAGAGCTGAAGCTTTGGATCATGTATTGCTCTATGGTCCTCCAGGGCTTGGTAAAACAACTTTAGCACAAATTGTCTCTAAGGAATTAAGGGTGAGCTTTCGTGCAACTTCTGGTCCATTGCTTAGTAAAGCTGGGGACTTAGCTGCAGTGCTCACTACTTTAAATGCAAAAGATGTTCTATTTATCGATGAGATCCATAGATTAAATCGTAGCATTGAGGAAGTTTTATATACTGCTATGGAAGATTTTTGCCTAGATATACTAGTAGGTGAGGGCCCATCTACCAGAACTTTAAGAATAGATTTACCACCATTTACACTGATTGGAGCAACAACACGGCTTGGACTGCTTTCTGCACCGCTGAGGGATCGTTTTGGTATTCCCCTGCATCTTGAGTTTTATTCTTTTGAGGAACTGGTTGATATTATAAAAAGAGGTGCAAGAGTTCTTTGTGCTGAAATCGAAAAGGATGCTGTGCAGGAAATTGCCTGCCGCGCCCGTGGTACTCCAAGAATTGCTTTGAGATTACTCAGAAGAATAAGAGATTTTGTTGAAGTAAAAGATGATAAAAAAATTACCTGTGAAATTGCCGGTTCTGCACTATCAAAATTGGGTATAGATAAAATGGGACTAAATAAATTAGATATGGATTATCTGAGATTTTTGTTTAACACCTCAGGACCTGTTGGAATTGACACCATATCTATTGCACTATCTGAAGATGTTGGCAATATTGAAGAAACAGTAGAACCTTATTTAATCAAGGTCAGTTTCGTAAAGCGCACACCAAGAGGACGTGTTTTAACTGATCAAGCAAAGGAATATCTCAGTATCAATTCAATAGTATGCTAG
- a CDS encoding cytochrome c family protein has translation MELNKIAASILLSGLIIIIVSNVVDMLYNPEDYKIEHQTIVAASNEPQQKIEQVALDIGELMKNASFEKGKSAAKKCIACHSFEKGGMNKVGPNLWNVVENKKAHLSSSFNYSKALLEKGGKWEYEELFAFLKNPKAYIKGTRMAFAGISNPQEIADLVSYLRSMSDSPVALPK, from the coding sequence ATGGAGCTTAATAAGATTGCAGCATCGATTTTACTTTCTGGATTAATAATTATAATAGTTAGTAATGTAGTTGATATGCTCTATAACCCAGAGGATTATAAAATTGAACACCAAACAATAGTAGCAGCCAGCAATGAGCCTCAGCAAAAGATTGAACAAGTGGCACTTGATATTGGGGAGCTCATGAAAAATGCTAGCTTTGAAAAGGGGAAGTCAGCAGCAAAAAAATGTATAGCTTGCCACAGTTTTGAGAAAGGTGGAATGAATAAAGTAGGACCAAACTTGTGGAACGTAGTTGAAAATAAAAAGGCCCATCTTAGCAGCTCATTCAATTACTCAAAAGCACTACTTGAAAAAGGTGGGAAATGGGAATATGAGGAGTTATTTGCTTTTTTAAAAAATCCAAAAGCCTACATAAAAGGTACACGTATGGCATTTGCAGGTATTTCTAATCCACAAGAGATTGCAGATCTAGTCAGCTATTTGCGTTCGATGAGCGATAGTCCGGTTGCCTTGCCAAAGTAG
- a CDS encoding ATP-dependent helicase: MNDYLSLLNPEQQLAVTNLNGPILILAGAGTGKTRTITSRIAHIIRNGHAYSDEILAVTFTNKAANEMISRVLELTGTNIPWLGTFHAIAAKILRHHAEVVGLNSNFTIIGVDDQLQVIKNIMNEISPDYLSEKCKTIMNIIQQWKEKCLLPFEVEDVQSFRPVYVTALKVYHQYQERLKFLNSVDFGDLLLYNIQLFNQKTEVLSYYQNKFKYIMVDEYQDTNAIQYLWLKYLAKEHSNICCVGDDDQSIYSWRGAEVENILKFSDDFKNAKTVKLECNYRSTSHILATASYVINHNKTRLEKKLWTTNIEGEKVNLIKLWDGKAEARFISEQILKLNKYRFSDIAVLVRATFQTRVLEEYFIKYSIPYRIISGVKFYERQEIRDIIAYLRLVTNNNDDLAFERIINRPKRSIGATTLKKIYTTAQDNKISFFQAAKILVNSDQVTERIKLSLNDFLNKIKAWEEIVSVKPLHEFVKIVANQSGYIEMLENEGVTGLARIENVKELISSLKNFDSTITFLEHISLVMEVDNMNSDDTVYVMTLHAAKGLEFPCVFLPGWEEGLFPHQRSFEDKSGKALEEERRLAYVGITRAKERLIISCADGREINNQWQPMRTSRFIKELPRENVEVIKNSAYC; encoded by the coding sequence ATGAACGATTATCTCTCACTGTTAAATCCAGAGCAACAATTAGCTGTAACTAACTTAAATGGGCCAATTTTGATACTGGCAGGGGCGGGAACGGGAAAAACAAGAACGATTACTTCAAGAATAGCGCACATAATTAGAAACGGTCACGCTTATTCTGATGAAATATTAGCAGTTACATTCACGAACAAAGCAGCAAATGAAATGATATCAAGAGTGCTTGAACTCACGGGCACAAACATACCATGGCTTGGCACTTTCCATGCAATTGCAGCAAAAATTCTACGTCATCATGCTGAAGTCGTGGGGCTAAATTCCAATTTTACAATTATTGGTGTGGATGACCAATTACAGGTAATAAAAAACATCATGAATGAAATCAGCCCTGATTACCTATCAGAAAAATGTAAGACTATTATGAATATTATTCAGCAATGGAAAGAGAAGTGTTTACTGCCATTCGAAGTGGAAGACGTTCAATCATTTAGGCCAGTGTACGTAACTGCACTCAAAGTCTATCACCAGTATCAGGAAAGGTTAAAATTCCTTAACTCTGTCGATTTTGGTGACTTATTGCTATATAACATACAACTCTTTAATCAAAAGACCGAGGTTCTATCCTACTACCAAAACAAGTTTAAATATATCATGGTAGATGAATATCAAGATACAAATGCAATACAATATCTTTGGCTAAAATACCTTGCAAAAGAGCACTCAAATATTTGTTGTGTAGGAGATGACGATCAATCGATATACAGTTGGCGTGGTGCGGAAGTTGAAAATATTTTGAAATTTTCCGATGATTTTAAAAATGCAAAAACCGTTAAACTGGAGTGTAACTACAGGTCAACATCCCACATACTTGCAACTGCATCATATGTTATCAATCACAATAAGACTCGCTTAGAAAAAAAGTTGTGGACAACAAACATTGAAGGGGAAAAGGTAAATCTAATAAAATTATGGGACGGGAAAGCTGAAGCAAGGTTCATAAGCGAACAGATATTAAAGCTCAATAAATACAGATTTAGTGACATTGCAGTGCTCGTAAGAGCGACTTTTCAAACTAGAGTGCTCGAAGAGTATTTTATAAAATATTCAATTCCCTATAGGATTATAAGTGGCGTAAAATTCTACGAACGTCAAGAAATAAGGGATATAATTGCATATTTGAGGCTTGTTACAAATAATAATGATGATCTCGCTTTTGAAAGGATCATAAATCGTCCCAAAAGAAGCATAGGAGCTACAACTCTAAAGAAAATATACACGACTGCTCAGGATAACAAAATTTCTTTTTTTCAGGCAGCAAAAATATTGGTTAATAGTGATCAAGTAACCGAAAGAATTAAACTCTCACTAAATGATTTTTTAAATAAAATTAAAGCTTGGGAAGAAATAGTAAGCGTAAAACCACTGCATGAATTTGTTAAAATCGTAGCAAATCAATCAGGATATATAGAAATGCTTGAGAATGAAGGAGTGACGGGTTTAGCGCGAATAGAAAATGTTAAAGAGCTCATTTCATCTTTGAAGAATTTTGACAGCACTATAACCTTCTTGGAGCATATTAGTTTGGTGATGGAAGTGGATAATATGAATAGCGATGACACTGTATATGTTATGACTCTTCATGCGGCTAAAGGGCTTGAATTCCCGTGCGTGTTTTTACCTGGTTGGGAAGAAGGATTATTTCCTCATCAAAGATCTTTTGAAGATAAAAGTGGTAAAGCTTTGGAAGAAGAGAGAAGACTTGCATATGTTGGCATAACTAGAGCAAAAGAAAGGTTGATCATTTCATGTGCAGATGGGAGAGAAATTAATAATCAGTGGCAACCAATGCGCACTTCTCGATTTATTAAAGAATTGCCAAGAGAAAATGTTGAGGTGATCAAGAATAGTGCCTACTGTTGA
- a CDS encoding IS630 transposase-related protein, producing the protein MDLREKAVLMIEKGKTKVEVAELMEIGIATLYRWLKKKAAGESLKPSKNGSFIRKIDPKILEEYVTKNPDHTLAEMKQNLGFGINSIWYRLKQLKITLKKSHTISRAQSRR; encoded by the coding sequence GTGGATTTAAGGGAAAAGGCAGTATTGATGATAGAAAAAGGTAAGACAAAGGTTGAGGTAGCAGAGCTTATGGAGATAGGAATAGCAACTCTGTACCGTTGGTTAAAAAAGAAAGCTGCTGGTGAAAGCCTCAAGCCATCTAAAAACGGTAGCTTTATTCGAAAAATAGACCCCAAAATACTCGAAGAATATGTTACAAAGAATCCAGATCATACTCTGGCAGAGATGAAACAAAATCTTGGATTTGGAATAAACTCAATTTGGTATAGACTAAAACAGCTAAAAATTACTTTAAAAAAAAGTCACACTATATCAAGAGCGCAATCAAGAAGATAG
- a CDS encoding IS630 family transposase codes for MKQDKLYREYGRAPRGKKIYADIPGRTRERISIVAGWIGKRFIAPMTFKGGCDKEVFNTWLEKMLLPKLPLGTTIVMDNATFHKTTKTKSLIESFGCHLLYLPTYSPDLNPIEYCWHTIKSRLRPLMYKYTDLQLLVGNTIMELYHPF; via the coding sequence ATGAAGCAGGATAAGTTATACCGAGAATATGGACGTGCTCCAAGAGGAAAGAAAATTTATGCAGATATTCCAGGGAGAACTCGAGAGAGAATCAGTATAGTAGCCGGGTGGATTGGAAAGAGATTTATTGCACCAATGACTTTCAAAGGTGGGTGTGACAAAGAGGTATTCAATACATGGTTGGAGAAGATGTTATTACCTAAATTGCCACTTGGCACAACTATAGTTATGGATAATGCTACATTTCATAAGACCACTAAAACAAAATCATTAATAGAGTCTTTTGGCTGTCATTTGCTGTATCTTCCAACATATTCACCAGATTTGAATCCTATAGAATACTGTTGGCATACCATCAAAAGCCGCCTCAGACCTCTCATGTATAAATATACAGACTTACAGCTTTTGGTTGGTAATACCATAATGGAACTTTATCATCCATTTTAG
- a CDS encoding NADH-quinone oxidoreductase subunit M — translation MLLLSIFLLPLIGALILSSIRINHQSIHLRFLALFFTILPFLLSIVTCIEFDYNNADFQFVSYPVRDIGIGVDGISLLFLLLTTFLFVICILYNCKMSYTTLKAYMALFLLLESFVVGFFVSLNAISFYVFFEAVLIPMFFIIGIWGGKQRIYATFKLFLYTLTGSLLFLLGLVYIYSIFGTFNIQKLATLVPSLDLEVQSLLWIAFFISFAIKVPMFPFHTWLPDAHVQSPTSGSVVLAGLLIKMGGYGFLRFSIPMLPQASLYFSNFVVVLSIIAVIYASLVAFAQDDIKKLIAYSSIAHMGIVTAGLFSFCEEGVLGSIFQMISHGLISAALFLCVGMLYTRTGTLEIAKYFGIVNTMPKFGFMFILFSMASIGLPGTSGFAGEFLAMVGMFKSIGFFTGFIALGTILSAVYMLNLCKQIIWGVSYSKLLNNRLDSIEFSVLILLAVFVILLGFYPTLALNYLKPCMANLLVKYNAL, via the coding sequence GTGTTGTTACTTAGTATATTCTTGCTTCCACTGATAGGAGCGTTGATTTTATCCTCGATCAGGATTAATCATCAATCTATACACCTAAGATTCCTTGCCCTATTTTTTACTATACTTCCATTTTTGCTTAGCATTGTAACTTGTATAGAATTTGATTATAACAATGCGGACTTTCAGTTTGTCAGCTATCCAGTAAGAGATATTGGAATAGGGGTGGATGGAATATCGTTACTTTTCCTTCTACTTACGACCTTCTTGTTTGTAATTTGTATACTCTATAACTGCAAAATGAGTTATACGACCCTAAAAGCCTATATGGCATTATTTCTACTGCTTGAGAGTTTTGTAGTCGGTTTTTTCGTTTCACTGAATGCTATAAGCTTTTATGTGTTTTTTGAAGCTGTCTTAATACCAATGTTCTTTATTATTGGCATTTGGGGAGGGAAGCAAAGGATATATGCGACGTTTAAGTTATTTCTTTATACATTAACTGGCTCATTATTATTTCTACTTGGATTAGTGTACATCTATAGCATTTTTGGAACGTTTAATATACAAAAATTAGCCACATTAGTGCCAAGCCTTGATCTTGAAGTGCAGTCATTGCTGTGGATTGCATTTTTTATTTCCTTTGCAATAAAAGTTCCAATGTTTCCATTTCACACTTGGCTTCCTGATGCTCATGTGCAATCACCAACTTCTGGATCTGTGGTTTTAGCTGGCTTGCTTATTAAAATGGGGGGATATGGATTTTTAAGATTTTCTATTCCAATGCTTCCTCAGGCAAGTTTGTATTTTTCAAATTTCGTTGTTGTGCTGAGCATTATTGCGGTGATATATGCTTCGCTAGTTGCGTTTGCTCAAGATGATATAAAGAAGTTAATAGCTTATTCTTCAATAGCACATATGGGGATCGTTACCGCTGGCCTCTTTTCATTTTGTGAGGAAGGAGTACTGGGTAGTATATTTCAAATGATTAGTCATGGCCTTATTTCTGCTGCTTTATTTTTATGTGTTGGAATGCTATATACTCGAACTGGGACTTTGGAGATTGCAAAATATTTTGGCATAGTAAACACAATGCCAAAATTTGGTTTTATGTTCATTTTATTTTCAATGGCTTCAATAGGGCTACCTGGAACATCTGGGTTCGCAGGTGAGTTTTTGGCTATGGTTGGGATGTTTAAGAGCATAGGGTTTTTTACAGGATTTATCGCACTTGGCACTATTTTAAGCGCAGTTTATATGCTGAATTTATGTAAGCAAATAATATGGGGGGTTAGCTATTCTAAATTATTAAATAACCGTTTGGATAGCATAGAATTTTCTGTCTTAATTCTGCTTGCAGTGTTTGTTATTTTGCTTGGATTTTACCCAACCCTTGCACTGAATTATTTGAAGCCATGTATGGCAAATTTGTTAGTCAAATATAATGCGCTATGA
- the ruvA gene encoding Holliday junction branch migration protein RuvA, whose translation MIGNLSGIVDEVCSDHIILNVNDVGYIVYLSAKTLSACSIGSRVKLLIDTYANSRENVTQLYGFISKEEQQYLRLLVKVSGVSYKTAMSILSKLTPEQLFLAIINEDKLALKMSGLGLKLINRIITELNGKVSKLETNNNHFHSISEDALSALINLGYERTKAYDTIKKIEDESPNLDTKDIIRMALKTI comes from the coding sequence ATGATAGGAAATCTAAGCGGAATAGTTGATGAGGTATGTAGCGATCACATAATCCTGAATGTGAATGATGTTGGCTACATAGTATATCTTTCAGCCAAAACTTTAAGTGCTTGTTCGATTGGAAGTAGAGTAAAATTACTTATCGACACTTATGCAAATAGCAGAGAAAACGTTACTCAGCTATATGGCTTTATAAGTAAAGAAGAACAGCAGTATCTGCGTTTATTAGTTAAAGTGAGCGGTGTCAGCTATAAAACCGCAATGTCAATTTTGAGCAAATTAACTCCAGAGCAACTGTTTTTGGCAATTATAAATGAGGATAAACTAGCACTTAAGATGAGTGGACTTGGCCTGAAACTCATAAATCGAATTATTACTGAGCTGAATGGCAAAGTAAGTAAATTAGAGACAAATAACAATCATTTTCACTCAATTAGTGAAGATGCTCTTTCAGCTTTGATCAATCTTGGATATGAAAGAACAAAAGCTTATGATACAATAAAAAAAATAGAAGATGAATCACCAAACTTGGACACTAAAGATATTATTCGTATGGCGCTTAAAACAATATGA
- the nuoK gene encoding NADH-quinone oxidoreductase subunit NuoK, translated as MEIGLNHFLIVAAILFTIGVCGIFINRKSIINILLSIEILLLAININLVAFSAFMNDIVGQIFVMFVLTVAAAESGVGLAILVVYYRSRGNIDVEQANLMKE; from the coding sequence ATGGAAATAGGATTAAATCATTTTTTGATAGTTGCTGCTATTTTGTTCACTATTGGAGTGTGTGGTATTTTCATCAACCGTAAGAGCATAATCAATATACTGTTATCAATAGAAATATTATTGCTGGCGATTAACATCAATTTAGTTGCTTTTTCTGCCTTTATGAATGATATAGTTGGGCAAATTTTTGTGATGTTTGTGTTGACTGTTGCGGCAGCAGAGTCAGGAGTTGGGCTTGCAATATTGGTTGTATATTATAGAAGTCGTGGCAATATAGATGTTGAACAAGCGAACTTAATGAAAGAATGA